The nucleotide window AACGACGCATCGCTTCCACCGCCGCATGGGTACCCGATTGCAGGCGGTCGATCATGCCCTGGATTTCCTGGGTGCTCTGCTGGGTCCGGCTGGCCAGGGCACGGACTTCATCGGCCACCACCGCAAAACCACGTCCCGCTTCCCCGGCACGCGCCGCCTCGATGGCCGCGTTGAGGGCCAGCAGGTTGGTCTGCTCGGCGATCGAACGAATCACCCCGAGTACGCTGACAATCGAAGCCACGTCCTGTTGCAGGCTGTCCAGGGACACGCCACTGCTGCGGATGTCGTTTACCAGCGCATGAATCTGCTGGATGCTGCCAGCCACCACCCGCTTGGCGGATTGACCTTCTTCGTCGGTCTGCTGGGCGGCTACGGCGGCGCCCTGGGCGCTGCGGGCCACTTCCTGGGCGGCGGACGACATCTCGTTGATCGCCGTGGCGACCTGGTCGGTTTCGTGGCGCTGGCGCTCCATGGCCTGCTCGGAACGCTGGGCCTGTTCGGAGACCTGGGCCACCAGCCCGGTCAGTTGCGAAGTCATGTCGGTGATCTGTCGCACCAGGCCATGGATCTTGTCGACGAAGCGGTTGAACGAGCCGGCCAGCTGGCCGAGTTCGTCCTGGCTGGTGATCGCCAGGCGCCGGGTCAGGTCGCCCTCGCCCGCCGCGATGTCGTCGAGGTTGTCTTTCATCAGGTTCAAGGGTCGCAGGATGGTGTTGGCCAGCAGCAGGCCCACCACCGCAATCACCAGCAGCACGACGGCAGCGATGCCGACAATGCTCAGGATCACGCCTTGCACACGCTCATGGACCTTGGCTTCCACCAGCGCCACCTGGGCTTCGATACCGTCCAGGTTGACCGAACTGCCGACTGCCATGTCCCACTTGGGCAGGTATTCGGTGTAGCCGAGCTTGGGCACCAAGGCCTTGCTATTGGGCAGCGGCGAGCTGTATTCGAGGTAGTGGGTCCCGTCCTTGGCAACTTTCACCAGGTCACGGTTGACGTAGACACCGTTCGGATCACGGTTTTCCTTGAAACTCTTGCCCACGCCGTCGGGGCTGTTGGCCTTGAACAGCCGCACGGTTTCGGAGTCGTAGCCGAAGAAGTAGCCGTCCTTGCCGTAACTGATGTTCGACAGCAGCTTGATGGCCTCGGCCCGCGCCGCGTTATCACCGGGAGCGGCTGCATCGTACAGCGGCTTGATGGCGGTCAGGCCCACCGCTACGTAGCTCTGCAGCGTCGCCTTGGCATCGGTAAGCAGGCGTTCGCGGGTCTGCTGAACCTCTTTACCGGCCTGTTCCGTCAAGATGAAAGCCGTGGTCAAGCTGATGATCATGGCGGACAACAGTACCGGCAATATTGCCAGGGACAGGACTTTAGCCTTCAGGCTCAGGCGCATGCTGATCACTCTTGTAAGTGTTATTGGCGTGGTTAGCTGTGTTAACGGCAAGCTTGGGGAAAACTGTAGGCCAATATCAAAAGCAATCGCGAGCAGGCTCGCTCCCACGGGAAATGTGGGAGCGAGCCTGCTCGCGATGAAAGCGAACCTGTCTCGGACTACAGCACCATCGCCGCCACCCAACCAAACGCCAGCAACGGCAGGTTGTAGTGAAGGAAGGTTGGAACCACCGTGTCCCAGATGTGGTGGTGCTGGCCGTCGATGTTCAGGCCGGAGGTCGGGCCGAGGGTCGAGTCCGAGGCAGGCGAGCCCGCATCGCCCAGGGCACCGGCGGTGCCGACGATGCAGACGATCGCCAGCGGGCTGAAGTCCAGTTGCAGGCACAGCGGCACGAAAATCGTGGCCAGGATCGGTACGGTGGAGAACGACGAGCCGATGCCCATGGTCACCAGCAGGCCCACCAGCAACATCATCAGCGCGCCGATAGCCTTGTTGTGGCCGATCCAGGCCGCCG belongs to Pseudomonas sp. B21-028 and includes:
- a CDS encoding methyl-accepting chemotaxis protein; this translates as MTSQLTGLVAQVSEQAQRSEQAMERQRHETDQVATAINEMSSAAQEVARSAQGAAVAAQQTDEEGQSAKRVVAGSIQQIHALVNDIRSSGVSLDSLQQDVASIVSVLGVIRSIAEQTNLLALNAAIEAARAGEAGRGFAVVADEVRALASRTQQSTQEIQGMIDRLQSGTHAAVEAMRRSSEAGDGTSVRANEAGASLDTMAQLIGTINSMNAQIASAAEEQTAVAEEINRSVHQIAVAVDSVADETQLGAQTSRSLSDLGQRLGKLVGQFRI